In Parasteatoda tepidariorum isolate YZ-2023 chromosome 2, CAS_Ptep_4.0, whole genome shotgun sequence, one DNA window encodes the following:
- the LOC122269522 gene encoding uncharacterized protein has protein sequence MLSIAAGLIASNFTSELLAIKEALTFYMTNQEISDTTEGLVIFSDSKAALEAINNGETNVTSALNVILEGLLGNLKSCLLQCIPAHVNIEGNECADSLAKEGRGADQPCTTITLADANAVARHRLLPHSVRKPLITDFDCSRILTSTITRLRTNHFKGMKILPNEIRTYIPCKNCTEVQLTPDHILECPALTPYVL, from the coding sequence ATGTTATCAATTGCTGCAGGCTTAATTGCTTCAAACTTTACCAGTGAACTTCTTGCGATTAAGGAGGCACTCACATTTTATATGACCAATCAGGAGATTTCAGACACAACTGAGggattggtaattttttccgaCTCAAAAGCGGCCTTGGAGGCAATCAACAACGGTGAAACCAACGTTACCTCTGCTTTAAATGTCATACTTGAAGGCTTGCTCGGCAATTTGAAATCCTGCTTGCTACAATGTATACCGGCGCACGTGAATATTGAGGGTAACGAGTGTGCGGACTCCTTGGCTAAGGAAGGCAGAGGTGCCGACCAACCTTGCACTACCATCACGCTTGCAGACGCAAATGCTGTTGCAAGACACAGACTTCTGCCCCATTCCGTCAGGAAACCCCTCATTACTGACTTTGATTGTTCCCGAATCTTAACATCAACAATTACTAGACTAAGAACAAACCACTTTAAAGGGATGAAAATTCTTCCCAACGAAATAAGAACTTATATTCCCTGCAAGAACTGCACCGAGGTCCAACTTACTCCGGATCACATTCTCGAGTGCCCAGCCCTTACCCCATATGTTTTATAA